cagacggCTGACAAAACTAAATATCCCCTTTGATGATGACAAACATTTAAGCAACTAATTCGCACTATTTAGATAAATTGTAAAACCTAGTACTGTTTCAAAGCATTTGAAATGTGAACGATAGCGGggtttttatctgttttaaaaaacCAACTTCCGCGCGCTTTGAGCATTCGACTTTCAACAtaaattaattttacaacacaCCCATGATTAGTCCTGAACAGATTTCATCCCGATTGAATTTTAAAtcctataaaatattttagcaacAGTTTCTATGGAATGCCCTAAATGtgtttaaatgttatatattaatatgaaatgaaacaaCATGAACAATGCGTCATCTACTGGTATGgaaatatttaaaaggaaaatattcaTGTGAAAACACGACCATCTTTATCAACGAGCGTATTAGTATATAAataggtgaaatatttttcagacGTAATATTTTACGTACTGTTTAAAGGTTGTCCTTTTTTACTGTTGGAAACATAGCATATATACTGTTGTTACAGCTTCTTAATACGATTCATGACAAACGTTTCTCGTTTTccaagtaaaacaaaataatattagttTTCAACAATCTGAGATATAATGAAACATTACTTTCAATTTCATGTCGATTGCATTTCAATATTCTTTGTAAACTAAGATTTCAATTGCATTTTGCTCGGTTTGAATGAGTTGAAACTGGAAAATAGTATGCTATTTTTAGACACAGTATGATAATGGGAGCTATGggtttattttgctttgtttcttGAAAGAACACATTTAGCCATCTTgcgtttaaacaaaacaatatcttaTCAAGATgattaacatttctttttcaaatgaagcGCAAATGTTATTGATTATTGTCATTCAATGAAGTTTTCAACATCttattacaatatattattatTCAATGTTACATTCTTTCGTTATGGTAAAAGTTTATGCTAAGTTCTATCTATAATACAAAATACAAAGATTGTATACtggacaagaaaaataaattatggcCTATAGTGAAGCCCTTTACCTATTAGCTATAGGATGTAATTCTTGAGCGGAACACATTGTCTAGTTATGGTAAATGTTTTTGTCTACGTACTTACATGTAAATGTTCATTCCGTTCCTACAAAGTTTGACCTCATAGTATGACCTTGAATTATATTTGACATAGCACAACAGAGTTACAGGCCGGAGACGATTTTGTGCACGGATGGAGTGACAGAAACACAAACAGACAGGGATAACACTATATGCACCTCCGCTTTTCGTTTTAATTGCGGGCAAACAAATtgagttaacaaggtttttctattatttgacctagtcaccgaGTCTCTGGGCCAAGATGAATGAGTTTCCAATTATTTAACACTAACATGCTTACGATTTAACAttacaattgagccgtgccatgagaaaaccaacatagtggatttgcgaccagcatggatccagacccgtctgcgcatccgcgcagtctggtcaggatccatgctgtttgctaacagtttctctaattccaataggctttgaaagcgaacagcatggatcctgaccagactgcgcggatgcgcaggctggtctggatccatgctggtcgcaaagccactatgttggttttctcatggcacggctcacattaGGACAGGACTAAAATTGTTACCTATAATACTGTGACATTGTGAACGGACAAAGTTTTACGATGGACACTAGTGCTTAAATAAgcttaaaaaataaacttttactgTTAGGTTACATTCCCACAAATTTTCATGGGGTTTGTAGCATAAACTttctctgacggacagacggatggtgCAAAAGACAAACCAAAATCGATATCCCTAATATATAAATACACAGGCAAGTAGTGGCATAATAAGTAAGACTTTATCACCATTGTAGGCATGATTTTCCTACCGTACATAAcataattaaattttgtatttttacatgaTTAAATAATTTGCCTTTCCATGATAATAAAAGGGAGACAAAGCATTTtagtttttatcaaaacaatgttCAAGGACGCCAATAAAATGGGACAAAAACgagattttattcattttattgcaGCAACAGAATAGAAAATTAAAAGAGATTGATATCAATATACAAATAGAAAAGATAAGCGTGCTATACTTTATCGTAATAATAAAATACTGTTCAGAATTAAAAGGATTCGTTGGCAAATACATATGACATTAACTGTTCAAATATATAACATTAATGGTGTAAATGTcattcaaaaagaaacatttaacacGTTTGAACTTGTTAAATCTAAATTTCTAGAAAGTTTTCTTCCAAGAAGAAACATTTACAATACACAGATTGGTTCAATCtaactttttaaatttgattatacttatatttcaaatgtttaacgTGTTCACATTACATAAATCGTACTTTCCTAAACTTGTTATTCAGTCTGGtctttttttataatcatttgataGTTATTTACAATCAAGTGAAATGATGTCCAACAACAGTAATAAGTTTGCGAAGTCTATAAAGCATACTTTCATTGGTTTGTTATTTCTGTCGTTTTCTCTTTTTATTGCTTGTTCAAGAGAAAGCCTGAAAAAGAAGTGAAACCATTGGCAGCGATGTCTTCTGCTTGCTGGTTACTGATAACGACTTGAGCGGTATCTCCAGCCATCATTTTGACGACCGCATGGTTGCTGGCCTGAGAACACTGTGTTGGGGCAGCTTTATCAGTGGTGGCACCAACATTTTCTACGTCATTGATCTTCAGATGGACAGAAACCGGTTTTCCAGGGTTTTTGTGAGCGACAGAGAACGAAAAGCTATACAGTCCATCTAGTAGTGCGGTGAAAGTTCCTGTACCATTGCTATACACCTTTCCTTCATTCAGGTCAGCAGTAAATTTAATCGGCTGTCCTTCATCAAGAGAGTGCAGATCCTGACGCAAACGGGAGCTGAATGCCAtagctgtaacaataataaacattttaaaggtataccctgaaatcccgaaaataaaccgcggcttattttaaattttcgtaaggatttggtggcttattatcgagaccggcttatttttgagtccggcgaacttttgagtacatatattcagtaacggtttaaaaaccggTGTATTTTCGAGTACCGAAATACTGAAGATGAGgatgttatatttttgttttttagtaaAACCATCGCcgtcggtaaatacttatacttctgacatatctgttttgttacaatttgttacaatttcttattgaaaataatccgatgctaactgataattacccattaaaaagttttgtctggcctaacaaacaaatacacctatgATTTAATCGCCAACaagtatgaataacttacacaatacgtgataaacactgcattgtgttataaagaccGGTCATTTTAATTAATAGAATTGACGTGACAGAAGTGTTTGaggcttttaaagttttattttgtccAGGGTTTAAAAAATCAGCACAACTTGCattattttaagtgtttttattacaaagtatgttttattgctattacatttggaaataaatctgctatgtacaTGTTGGTAATTTTTGCTATCTTATATGCTGTcctaacaaagtcattgatactattactgatacaaaaaattggacggcttatttttgagtgcggctaatttatgagccctttttgcctgtagtgaaatggtggcatattttcgagaccggcttattttcaaaaccggcttattttcgggatttcagggtattagaccctaatttcatatttgaaaatctAACCAATATCAAATATTCTCGTAGTTTATGTTAATAATACAAACAAATCTATGTGTATGTTTATTAACAGAACATTACGTTTAAAATTCTACGTAAAACTAAGGATAAATATACCACTAAAATATAGAAGTTTTTTAACAGTAGACTTTTACTGGGTGATATTTAATATGAATGTAGCTCTTTAAGTTAATTACTTTTGATCATGATTTGCTCCATTTGTAGTAAGTaactaaagataaaatatcttaGTGAAAAATAGGCTTTTGATATAATCTAAAccatctattttatttatttatttatttatttagatctcATCGGCATGATATAAGTATGCACAATACATTAAAAGAAAACCACAATAAACCACACGTATATGCATTGCCGCCACTCTAGCAGAGTTATAAGAGatcatttatgttatatacatAATTCAACATTTACCAATGAATTTACAAATCACATCTAAAATCATAATGTACAAATCCCTAGAACGAAAATTTGTCATACTGTCATCTATTTAGCATATTAGATATAGCTTATAATATTGCGTTTTTTTCTGCAGAGcatttatcaaatgtaaatgaCTGCTTGAAAGTAAACTAATCAAAAAGCTATATTGCCCTATCGTCAGAAATGTTGCTTAACTCTACTTAGTGTTGCTCTAAGAAAGGAGGATGTTATGCATTTTGTATCATTACACCATAATTAATAACACTCGGGCCATGTACTAAACACGTAAAAATTGACAATAAACCTCTACATGGACAAGCgtaacaaaacaaatcaaaattattataGAAACATTAGGCAGTTTTAAACTAGCAATGAAcgtgcatatatttcaaaagcatcCTAATAACGTAAAGTTATAGACAAAACTTAAAAAACTCATTTGCTATGTAACATGCACTAGAACGAAGTGGTAGTAATACGGTGGCCAAAAAGTCAGCAAAAATGGTCCTTAATCACATTTCTAAACACAATTTAAAcaagtttgaacatttttattttttgacgaTTTTAAATCATTGTTTTAGATAGATACCATTCTTGTATTACACGTACTGTGTTTGTCCTCGTATAGGAATTGCTGTATTCTATACACAAAGtgtttaaaatgtctttttaagGTAATAATACCATCAACTGTAAGCCCATAGGTGAAACAACTGATTTTGCACGTGCAATGCTTGGCTC
This Mercenaria mercenaria strain notata chromosome 17, MADL_Memer_1, whole genome shotgun sequence DNA region includes the following protein-coding sequences:
- the LOC123537476 gene encoding uncharacterized protein LOC123537476 is translated as MAMAFSSRLRQDLHSLDEGQPIKFTADLNEGKVYSNGTGTFTALLDGLYSFSFSVAHKNPGKPVSVHLKINDVENVGATTDKAAPTQCSQASNHAVVKMMAGDTAQVVISNQQAEDIAANGFTSFSGFLLNKQ